A single region of the Streptomyces sp. NBC_01262 genome encodes:
- a CDS encoding cytochrome d ubiquinol oxidase subunit II — MTTTLWSATVLVCLLMYVVLDGYDLGVGVATLFERDCAHRRHMLESVAVGWDGNETWLILLGVALWAGFPLAFGTILPHAYLPVTVVLFSLVVRGVSVEMASQAPPAPRWTAAFGVASLLASFAQGFALGTLTSAVQLRGDACTGSAFGAFSWFCVLSGLTVTAAYTALGYAHTKHKASGRLRDSAARRGAVATAVSGALLVLVLVTVDTTEAPLNLDSPGRAVAFAGLLLFAAGGAATSLVTFLWKQESGAADTLPLGGLVIATVSVFLALGVARYPVLGPPGLTVDSAAGPHSTMVFILVGIGLNMPLVLAYNVFAHRAFAGKFPTGLPGDQPPAPQGPPATGARS; from the coding sequence ATGACCACCACCCTGTGGTCGGCGACCGTACTCGTCTGCCTTCTGATGTACGTCGTGCTGGACGGCTACGACCTCGGCGTCGGCGTGGCGACCCTCTTCGAACGCGACTGCGCGCACCGGCGGCACATGCTGGAGTCGGTCGCGGTGGGCTGGGACGGCAACGAGACCTGGCTCATCCTGCTCGGCGTCGCCCTCTGGGCGGGCTTCCCCCTGGCCTTCGGCACGATCCTGCCGCACGCCTACCTGCCGGTGACCGTGGTGCTGTTCTCCCTCGTCGTGCGCGGAGTGAGTGTCGAGATGGCGTCCCAGGCGCCGCCGGCCCCCCGCTGGACGGCCGCGTTCGGCGTGGCGTCGCTGCTGGCCTCGTTCGCGCAGGGCTTCGCCCTGGGAACGCTGACCTCGGCAGTCCAACTGCGGGGCGATGCCTGCACCGGGTCGGCCTTCGGAGCCTTCAGCTGGTTCTGCGTGCTGTCGGGGCTCACTGTCACGGCCGCGTACACCGCTCTCGGCTACGCCCACACCAAACACAAGGCGTCCGGACGGCTGCGCGATTCGGCGGCACGACGGGGAGCGGTCGCCACGGCGGTCTCCGGAGCGCTGCTCGTCCTCGTTCTCGTCACCGTCGACACCACCGAGGCACCGCTGAACCTCGACAGCCCGGGGCGCGCCGTCGCGTTCGCCGGCCTGCTGCTGTTCGCCGCCGGGGGAGCGGCCACATCGCTCGTCACGTTCCTGTGGAAGCAGGAGTCCGGGGCGGCGGACACCCTGCCGCTCGGCGGTCTCGTGATCGCCACGGTGTCCGTGTTCCTCGCCCTGGGCGTGGCCCGCTACCCGGTGCTCGGACCTCCGGGTCTCACCGTCGACAGTGCGGCCGGCCCGCACTCCACGATGGTCTTCATCCTCGTGGGCATCGGCCTGAACATGCCGCTGGTACTGGCCTACAACGTGTTCGCCCACCGGGCCTTCGCAGGAAAGTTCCCCACCGGACTCCCGGGCGACCAACCTCCGGCACCCCAAGGTCCCCCAGCCACAGGAGCACGCTCATGA
- a CDS encoding cytochrome ubiquinol oxidase subunit I, with amino-acid sequence MSLLDLSRWQFAITVMFHMTFPAITVGLSIFLSVVYGLYWRTGRAVYLQMFRFWRRIFAVGFAIGVVAGAVITFEMGLNWGVYGARTGPIIGPIIGMEVVTAFFVEAGFIGVLLYGDGRVRQGTMFVSTVMVSTGTILSSTWIIAANSWMQTPAGFRVVHGRFEPTDWMRVIFNPSFIWRWPHMLAAVLISASFFVAGISAWYLVKGRAKGFARRSMSIALGIAALLMPVQLYLGDSVAGHELPYQLSKLEAIEGNWDNGDTSFVLFSIPDQQAARNIAELDIPCLGSYIAKDLTCKTAMPGLKLTPAADRPDMAATFWGFRVMFLAAVLMFGTAFAATVLRVRNRLWTAHRFHRFVLWTTPVGILAILGGWVTAEAGRQPWIVFGQLRTSAAVSHLAPGEVLFSVIGFSVLYLIMLVAYVAYIVRTMRIGPERDGPGLEPPSEDLPDTGRSRRTEDTVSREVAAR; translated from the coding sequence ATGAGTCTCCTGGACCTGTCGCGATGGCAGTTCGCCATCACCGTCATGTTCCACATGACCTTTCCGGCGATCACCGTCGGACTCTCGATATTCCTGTCGGTCGTCTACGGCCTCTACTGGCGTACCGGCAGGGCGGTCTACCTGCAGATGTTCCGGTTCTGGCGGCGCATCTTCGCCGTCGGCTTCGCGATCGGCGTGGTCGCCGGAGCCGTCATCACGTTCGAGATGGGTCTCAACTGGGGTGTGTACGGCGCGAGGACAGGCCCGATCATCGGGCCGATCATCGGTATGGAGGTCGTGACCGCCTTCTTCGTCGAGGCCGGCTTCATCGGCGTCCTGCTCTACGGCGACGGCCGCGTTCGCCAGGGCACGATGTTCGTGTCCACCGTGATGGTGTCGACGGGCACGATCCTGTCGTCCACGTGGATCATCGCGGCGAACTCGTGGATGCAGACGCCCGCCGGATTCAGGGTCGTGCACGGTCGGTTCGAGCCCACGGACTGGATGCGCGTCATCTTCAACCCCTCGTTCATCTGGCGCTGGCCGCACATGCTCGCCGCCGTGCTCATCTCGGCGAGCTTCTTCGTCGCAGGGATATCGGCCTGGTACCTGGTCAAGGGGCGTGCGAAGGGCTTCGCCCGCCGCTCGATGTCGATCGCGCTCGGGATCGCCGCGCTGCTGATGCCCGTCCAGCTCTACCTCGGCGACAGTGTGGCCGGGCATGAACTGCCCTACCAGCTCTCGAAGCTGGAGGCGATCGAAGGCAACTGGGACAACGGAGACACCAGCTTCGTTCTGTTCTCCATCCCGGACCAGCAAGCCGCCCGGAACATCGCCGAACTCGACATTCCCTGCCTTGGCAGTTACATCGCCAAGGATCTCACCTGCAAGACGGCCATGCCCGGCCTGAAGCTCACCCCGGCAGCCGACCGGCCGGACATGGCCGCGACGTTCTGGGGTTTCCGCGTCATGTTCCTGGCCGCCGTGCTGATGTTCGGCACGGCGTTCGCCGCCACGGTCCTGCGCGTGCGCAACCGCCTGTGGACCGCGCACCGCTTCCACCGGTTCGTCCTCTGGACGACGCCGGTGGGGATCCTGGCCATCCTCGGGGGCTGGGTCACCGCCGAAGCGGGACGGCAGCCGTGGATCGTGTTCGGGCAGCTGCGCACCTCGGCCGCGGTGTCCCACCTGGCACCCGGCGAAGTCCTGTTCTCCGTGATCGGCTTCTCCGTGCTCTACCTGATCATGCTGGTGGCCTACGTCGCCTACATCGTCCGCACCATGCGCATCGGCCCGGAACGCGACGGCCCCGGGCTGGAACCTCCATCGGAGGACCTGCCGGACACCGGACGGAGCCGGCGTACCGAGGACACCGTGTCCCGGGAGGTGGCGGCGCGATGA
- a CDS encoding MFS transporter codes for MTTTLSSGQAATATASPRATARAGGLHPFGVFVLLAGAFLPIMDFFITNVALPSIDASLHASASSLELVIAGYGVAYATLLVLGGRLGDRYGRHRMFLGGLVGFVLASLACGLAPTVGALIAARIIQGATAALLIPQVLATFHHVLEGERKSRAVALYGATSGIAAVVGQLAGGLLVSADIAGTSWRPIFLVNVPIGVVVILVAARIVPSTRSPHPVGIDLPGTVLFAATLTALLVPLTEGHSLGWPWWTWLLLAVAVVLGAATYLVEKRTEQRGEVPLLPPSLLRLPSMSRGLAMVFAFSIGFGAFMFVFALTVQNGLHADALHSGLAILPMALLFFAGSLVAPRMITRYGRAALSTGAVIQLAGLASLVTILVGNWPHVSLWAMALPLALIGAGQSMLFAGLFRSVLADVPAHLGGIGSGVLITLQQSGLALGVATLGTLYLTLAPHNIAHAFADVEYVQMAIVALLAVGAAALPRFTKAASAATPVVDA; via the coding sequence ATGACGACAACCCTTTCCTCCGGGCAGGCCGCGACTGCGACGGCCTCGCCCCGCGCCACGGCCCGCGCCGGTGGCCTGCACCCGTTCGGGGTGTTCGTCCTGCTGGCGGGCGCGTTCCTGCCGATCATGGACTTTTTCATCACCAACGTGGCCCTGCCCAGCATCGACGCCTCGCTGCACGCCTCGGCCTCGTCACTGGAACTGGTGATCGCCGGATACGGGGTCGCGTACGCGACCCTGCTGGTCCTCGGGGGTCGCCTCGGTGACCGTTACGGCCGCCACCGCATGTTCCTCGGCGGGCTCGTGGGCTTCGTCCTGGCCTCGCTGGCCTGCGGCCTCGCCCCGACCGTGGGTGCTCTGATCGCTGCCCGCATCATCCAGGGCGCCACCGCCGCCCTGCTCATCCCGCAGGTGCTGGCGACCTTCCATCACGTCCTCGAAGGTGAGCGCAAGTCCCGGGCCGTGGCCTTGTACGGGGCGACCTCCGGCATCGCCGCCGTGGTCGGGCAGTTGGCGGGCGGGCTGCTGGTCAGCGCAGACATCGCCGGTACGTCCTGGCGGCCGATCTTCCTGGTCAACGTGCCCATCGGCGTGGTGGTGATCCTGGTGGCGGCGCGGATCGTGCCCAGCACCCGCTCGCCCCACCCCGTCGGTATCGACCTGCCCGGCACCGTTCTGTTCGCCGCCACCCTGACCGCCCTGCTGGTCCCGCTGACCGAGGGCCACTCGCTTGGCTGGCCGTGGTGGACCTGGCTGCTGCTCGCCGTAGCGGTCGTCCTCGGCGCCGCCACCTACCTCGTGGAGAAGCGCACCGAGCAGCGCGGCGAGGTGCCGCTGCTGCCGCCGTCGCTGCTGCGGCTGCCGTCGATGTCCCGCGGACTGGCGATGGTGTTCGCCTTCAGCATCGGCTTCGGCGCGTTCATGTTCGTCTTCGCCCTCACCGTCCAGAACGGCCTGCACGCCGACGCCCTGCACAGCGGCCTGGCGATCCTGCCCATGGCCCTGCTGTTCTTCGCCGGCTCCCTGGTCGCGCCCCGAATGATCACACGGTACGGCCGGGCCGCGCTGTCCACCGGCGCCGTCATCCAACTCGCCGGACTGGCCTCACTGGTGACGATCCTGGTCGGGAACTGGCCGCACGTCAGCCTGTGGGCCATGGCCCTGCCCCTCGCCCTCATCGGCGCCGGGCAGTCGATGCTGTTCGCCGGCCTGTTCCGCAGCGTCCTCGCCGACGTCCCCGCCCACCTCGGCGGCATCGGCAGCGGCGTGCTGATCACCCTGCAGCAGAGTGGTCTCGCCCTCGGCGTGGCCACCCTCGGCACCCTCTACCTGACCCTGGCGCCGCACAACATCGCCCACGCCTTCGCCGACGTCGAGTACGTGCAGATGGCCATCGTCGCCCTGCTCGCGGTCGGCGCCGCCGCCCTGCCGCGCTTCACCAAGGCCGCGTCGGCCGCCACTCCGGTCGTCGACGCCTGA
- a CDS encoding MarR family winged helix-turn-helix transcriptional regulator gives MEDQAHQAGPTAGPDHERRWAELADLVLIIGREIQFRGYTDERAIPLSPSEGMVMRHLQHDHAAPPSRIAAATGLQRTNLSTVLRGLEQKGLVERHADPGDGRGVTVHTTDQGRTNYALVRREWATAVAAAVGYDTTNLDAALALLTAMENGLTTSRPQNRAKRTATQN, from the coding sequence ATGGAGGACCAGGCGCACCAGGCAGGACCGACAGCGGGACCGGACCACGAGCGGCGATGGGCCGAGCTGGCCGACCTCGTGCTGATCATCGGCCGGGAGATCCAGTTCCGCGGCTACACCGACGAGCGGGCCATACCCCTGTCACCGTCGGAGGGCATGGTGATGCGCCATCTACAGCACGACCACGCCGCTCCGCCCAGCCGTATCGCCGCCGCCACCGGGCTGCAGCGCACCAATCTCTCCACCGTCCTACGCGGCCTGGAGCAGAAGGGCCTCGTCGAGCGACACGCCGATCCGGGCGACGGCCGTGGGGTGACCGTCCACACCACCGACCAGGGACGCACCAACTACGCCCTCGTCCGCCGAGAATGGGCCACGGCCGTCGCCGCCGCCGTCGGCTACGACACCACAAACCTCGACGCGGCCCTCGCACTGCTCACCGCCATGGAAAACGGACTGACCACGTCACGGCCACAGAACCGCGCCAAGCGAACCGCGACACAAAACTGA
- a CDS encoding ATP-grasp domain-containing protein encodes MTTVLIIGGAAPAAAGFVRDICDRALAQFRARGVRVVLTDTAENLGAAPELVALADEVYELDYADPVACRLWAARYATRHRVDAVLGYREYAALSVAEVAAALGLKGNPPAAVLRVRTKDVCRGFLAERGFPQPAVRLCARLSEARDFLASRAGRAAVVKPRSGSSSEGVTLVTEEAQLPGAWEAAGGCTASILIEEFVRGPEFSVEGIFASGIPHVLAVTAKRTEPGTFVEAGHVMPAPLPARDTERIARDVRGAVSALGLKAGHFHAECWLTEQGVVLGEVHARQGGDWIHALLEWVHPGFELYGAWLDDLLGAAPPPPGKPLRGGAVRFLFAPEGRVAAVPDLAPLRADARVLAAEVALAEGDIVPPVSSNLDRHGVLVVGAHTAPQAERLCASLLPRAEVLPAVPACA; translated from the coding sequence ATGACCACCGTGCTCATCATCGGCGGTGCCGCCCCCGCCGCCGCCGGATTCGTCCGGGACATCTGCGACCGCGCTCTCGCGCAGTTCCGCGCGCGAGGGGTACGCGTGGTCCTCACCGACACCGCCGAGAACCTCGGCGCGGCGCCCGAACTCGTGGCCCTCGCCGACGAGGTGTACGAACTGGACTACGCCGACCCGGTGGCCTGCCGCCTCTGGGCGGCGCGGTACGCCACCCGGCACCGGGTCGACGCGGTGCTGGGCTACCGCGAGTACGCGGCGCTCAGCGTCGCCGAGGTCGCGGCGGCGCTCGGGCTGAAGGGCAATCCGCCGGCCGCCGTGCTGCGGGTCCGTACCAAGGACGTCTGCCGCGGCTTCCTCGCGGAGCGTGGCTTTCCCCAGCCCGCGGTGCGGCTGTGCGCCCGGCTCTCCGAGGCCCGCGACTTCCTCGCCTCCCGCGCCGGCCGGGCGGCCGTGGTCAAGCCGCGCAGCGGCTCCAGCAGCGAGGGCGTCACGCTCGTGACCGAGGAGGCGCAACTGCCCGGCGCCTGGGAGGCGGCGGGCGGCTGTACGGCTTCCATCCTGATCGAGGAGTTCGTGCGGGGACCGGAGTTCAGCGTCGAGGGGATCTTCGCGAGCGGCATACCCCATGTGCTGGCCGTCACCGCCAAGCGGACCGAGCCCGGCACCTTCGTCGAGGCCGGGCACGTGATGCCGGCGCCGCTGCCCGCGCGGGACACCGAACGGATCGCGCGCGACGTGCGCGGCGCGGTGTCGGCGCTGGGCCTCAAGGCCGGGCACTTCCACGCCGAGTGCTGGCTGACCGAGCAGGGCGTGGTCCTCGGCGAAGTGCACGCCCGGCAGGGCGGCGACTGGATCCACGCTCTGCTGGAGTGGGTCCACCCCGGGTTCGAACTGTACGGAGCCTGGCTGGACGACCTCCTCGGCGCGGCCCCGCCGCCGCCCGGCAAGCCGTTGCGGGGCGGGGCAGTGCGGTTCCTCTTCGCGCCGGAAGGGAGGGTCGCCGCCGTACCCGATCTCGCGCCACTGCGCGCCGACGCGCGGGTGCTGGCGGCCGAAGTGGCCCTCGCCGAGGGCGACATCGTGCCGCCCGTCAGCTCGAACCTCGACCGGCATGGAGTGCTCGTGGTCGGTGCGCACACCGCGCCACAGGCGGAGCGGCTGTGTGCTTCCTTGCTGCCGCGTGCAGAGGTGCTGCCGGCTGTACCGGCCTGCGCGTGA
- a CDS encoding ATP-grasp domain-containing protein, protein MFVLVNPVSTGRALGEAFREEGADTLHLYDTTLREAYDSDVITPHKLLHQDLATTVELLRTIEPEAVIAASEYGVTLADELNQALGLPHHRPEQSAARRDKHLMVRALEQAGVPSARTAAVRSQAEFEKALAGWDRFPVVVKPRDSAGSDGCTVCYTHQEARAAYRSIAGRGNLMGLVNEEVLLQEYLRGTQYIVNTVSIGGRHLLSEVYAERIDVLDGAPVLRHIISRSHLDHDEAALVDYVFDCLDALGIREGAAHTEVMLTSRGARLVEVNSRVMGPSLAPDPYHAAFGYSHQHLVAERFLRPGEFERRLELPYAAGRTVAKVFLRSRQPGVLRAMDGLRTLRRLPGFHSIDRLPEIGLPVEDLGLTTGAGGLAYFVHEDVELLEHSLGVLHELEDVGELYRISGDVRV, encoded by the coding sequence ATGTTCGTACTGGTCAACCCCGTTTCCACCGGCCGCGCCCTCGGAGAGGCCTTCCGCGAGGAGGGCGCCGACACGCTGCATCTGTACGACACCACGCTCAGGGAGGCGTACGACAGCGACGTCATCACCCCGCACAAGCTGCTGCACCAGGACCTGGCCACGACCGTGGAACTGCTGCGCACCATCGAGCCCGAGGCCGTGATCGCCGCCAGCGAGTACGGCGTCACCCTGGCCGACGAGCTCAACCAGGCGCTCGGCCTGCCGCACCACCGGCCGGAGCAGTCGGCGGCGCGGCGCGACAAGCACCTCATGGTGCGGGCGCTGGAGCAGGCGGGCGTGCCCTCGGCCCGCACGGCCGCCGTACGCAGCCAGGCGGAGTTCGAGAAGGCGCTCGCCGGCTGGGACCGCTTCCCGGTGGTCGTCAAGCCGCGCGACAGCGCGGGCAGCGACGGCTGCACCGTCTGCTACACCCACCAGGAGGCGCGGGCCGCCTACCGGTCCATCGCGGGGCGCGGCAATCTGATGGGCCTGGTCAACGAGGAGGTGCTGCTCCAGGAGTACCTGCGCGGCACCCAGTACATCGTCAACACCGTCAGCATCGGCGGCCGGCACCTGCTCTCCGAGGTCTACGCCGAGCGCATCGACGTCCTCGACGGAGCGCCCGTCCTGCGGCACATCATCTCCCGCAGCCACCTCGACCACGACGAGGCCGCTCTCGTCGACTACGTCTTCGACTGCCTGGACGCCCTCGGCATCCGCGAGGGCGCCGCCCACACCGAGGTCATGCTCACCTCGCGCGGGGCGCGTCTGGTCGAGGTCAACTCCCGGGTGATGGGCCCCTCCTTGGCCCCGGACCCGTACCACGCCGCCTTCGGCTACAGCCACCAGCACCTGGTGGCCGAGCGTTTCCTGCGGCCCGGGGAGTTCGAGCGCCGGCTGGAGCTGCCGTACGCCGCCGGCCGCACCGTGGCCAAGGTCTTCCTCCGCTCCCGGCAGCCGGGAGTGCTGCGGGCCATGGACGGGCTGCGCACCCTGCGCCGGCTGCCCGGCTTCCACAGCATCGACCGGCTGCCCGAGATCGGCCTGCCGGTCGAGGACCTGGGGCTGACCACCGGCGCCGGCGGCCTCGCGTACTTCGTCCACGAGGACGTGGAGCTGCTGGAGCACTCCCTCGGTGTGCTCCACGAGCTGGAGGACGTCGGGGAGCTCTACCGCATCAGCGGCGACGTGAGGGTGTGA
- a CDS encoding FAD/NAD(P)-binding protein, translating to MSKRVVIIGGGATAAAVYSRLAQGPPAGDLESVSVVSPKAVGLGQAFGTTDPRLICNTSADVTSLSATGESGLLRYLAARGWPVSRADFVPRYLVGQYCRESYAAARTRFEAQGVRTGQVRDWAQAVVPDGDGYQVELAGGDALSATDVLLCLGLDRPVLPELVSPHLGDGRLLTDAYPTSRLRASVPDDAKVLLLGTKLSAIDAALTLCTGSRRQVVMTSPSGELPAVRTGLVRPAVPLVDRARWLAVDPRDPGAGGELTRLLVAAIRRADPGIPLVAQVSGAADGQQRLAEELVLAEAGLVPWQGIVAEVIELINEWAAGWPAEERQSWLGRHRSLMSRYISAIPVRNARRLHGHFRGGRLALAAGYPQGLTPVADGWQVSWPDGRREDFTHVVCAVGYAKPRLARSASGTVWINPVLGAEPAVGADLRLRTPGGSGSERIWVLGASAHQRTAIVNYLNTAARHAAFVADQLRRPAARIPVPVTTATM from the coding sequence ATGTCGAAACGAGTTGTGATCATTGGCGGCGGCGCCACCGCCGCGGCCGTGTACAGCCGGCTGGCGCAGGGACCGCCCGCCGGGGATCTGGAGTCCGTCTCCGTCGTCTCGCCCAAAGCCGTCGGCCTGGGACAGGCCTTCGGCACCACCGACCCGCGACTGATCTGCAACACCTCGGCCGATGTCACCTCGCTCAGCGCCACGGGCGAGTCGGGGCTGCTGCGCTATCTCGCGGCCCGCGGCTGGCCGGTGAGCCGCGCCGACTTCGTACCCCGATACCTCGTCGGCCAGTACTGCAGGGAGAGTTACGCCGCCGCCCGCACCCGCTTCGAGGCCCAGGGGGTACGCACCGGCCAGGTCCGCGACTGGGCCCAGGCCGTGGTGCCCGACGGGGACGGCTACCAGGTCGAACTGGCCGGCGGCGATGCCCTGTCCGCCACCGACGTCCTGCTCTGCCTGGGCCTGGACCGCCCCGTACTCCCGGAGCTGGTCTCCCCGCACCTGGGCGACGGCCGGCTGCTCACCGATGCGTATCCGACCAGCCGGCTGCGCGCCTCGGTACCCGACGACGCCAAGGTGCTGCTGCTGGGCACCAAGCTGTCCGCCATCGACGCGGCGCTGACGCTGTGCACCGGCAGTCGCCGGCAGGTGGTGATGACCTCGCCCTCGGGCGAACTGCCCGCCGTGCGCACCGGCCTGGTCCGCCCGGCCGTGCCGCTCGTGGACCGGGCGCGCTGGCTGGCCGTCGACCCGCGCGACCCCGGCGCCGGAGGCGAGCTGACCCGGCTGCTGGTCGCCGCGATCCGCCGCGCCGATCCCGGGATCCCGCTGGTCGCCCAGGTCAGCGGCGCGGCGGACGGACAGCAGCGGCTGGCCGAGGAACTCGTGCTCGCCGAGGCCGGACTCGTGCCGTGGCAGGGGATCGTCGCCGAGGTGATCGAGCTGATCAACGAGTGGGCAGCGGGCTGGCCTGCCGAGGAGCGGCAGTCCTGGCTGGGCCGCCACCGCTCCTTGATGTCGCGGTACATCTCCGCCATCCCGGTGCGCAACGCCCGCCGCCTGCACGGCCACTTCCGCGGTGGCCGGCTGGCACTCGCCGCCGGCTACCCGCAGGGGCTCACCCCGGTGGCCGACGGCTGGCAGGTCAGCTGGCCGGACGGGCGCCGGGAGGACTTCACCCACGTCGTGTGCGCGGTCGGCTATGCCAAGCCGCGCCTGGCACGGTCCGCCTCCGGCACCGTATGGATCAACCCGGTCCTCGGCGCGGAACCGGCCGTCGGCGCGGACCTGCGGCTGCGCACCCCGGGCGGATCCGGTTCCGAGCGGATCTGGGTCCTGGGCGCCTCCGCCCACCAGCGCACCGCCATCGTCAACTACCTCAACACCGCCGCCCGTCACGCGGCGTTCGTCGCGGACCAGCTCCGGCGGCCCGCCGCCCGCATCCCCGTACCCGTCACCACCGCAACCATGTGA
- a CDS encoding GNAT family N-acetyltransferase, whose translation MATIGILPRPAPVIERPITVRRIADFDEYRECERLQERVWGSGDIAGVPLLDLLTAQENGGMVLGAFDGDTLAGFVYSFPGIHEDGRIKQASVLLAVAGEYRGRGLGATLKLAQREEAMRQGIDLITWTYDPLRLVNAGLNIHRLGGIAREYRVNHYDSGSGLNQGLDTDRLIVEWWLDGVSRGDFGEFDDEPVALAEVVPAGNSGFMRMSAPELDADAPELWLPVPPDITAIKNYDLGLARDWQLQTRMLFRAYFERGYAVVDFGVDGRGPGYLLARRPQS comes from the coding sequence ATGGCGACAATCGGAATCCTTCCACGACCGGCGCCGGTGATCGAAAGGCCGATTACCGTACGGCGAATAGCAGACTTCGACGAATACCGGGAATGCGAACGGCTCCAGGAACGTGTCTGGGGCTCCGGCGACATCGCCGGCGTACCGCTGCTGGATCTCCTCACCGCGCAGGAGAACGGCGGAATGGTGCTGGGCGCCTTCGACGGCGATACCCTGGCGGGCTTCGTCTACTCCTTCCCCGGCATCCATGAGGACGGCCGGATCAAGCAGGCCTCGGTACTGCTCGCCGTGGCCGGCGAATACCGGGGCCGCGGGCTGGGCGCCACGCTCAAGCTGGCCCAGCGGGAAGAGGCGATGAGGCAGGGGATCGACCTGATCACCTGGACCTACGACCCGCTGCGCCTGGTCAACGCGGGCCTCAACATCCACCGGCTGGGCGGCATCGCCCGCGAGTACCGGGTCAATCACTACGACTCGGGCAGCGGCCTCAACCAGGGGCTGGACACCGACCGGCTGATCGTCGAATGGTGGCTGGACGGCGTATCGCGCGGCGACTTCGGGGAATTCGACGACGAACCCGTGGCACTGGCCGAGGTCGTACCGGCCGGGAATTCCGGCTTCATGCGGATGAGCGCACCGGAACTGGACGCCGACGCCCCCGAGCTGTGGCTTCCCGTTCCTCCGGACATCACCGCGATCAAGAATTACGACCTGGGTCTGGCCAGGGACTGGCAGTTGCAGACCCGGATGCTCTTCCGCGCCTACTTCGAACGTGGCTACGCCGTTGTGGACTTCGGCGTCGACGGCCGAGGACCGGGCTATCTCCTCGCTCGGAGGCCGCAGTCATGA
- a CDS encoding class I adenylate-forming enzyme family protein: MTTSTSTASEPLTSMPTPSTTTVFTQLAAAAQAHPDRPFLRWWDWRDERISLTYAESHQAACGTAAQLRAAGAGIGARIAVVLPNGPDLLRIWFAAAALGAVVIPLDPRLTDTELASVLDQSGPDLAVLPGREELAPAGTAVIDVPGDVRAERPPVRARDDGGAPAAILFTSGSTGRPKGCLISHDSLIVPAAEMVERLGLTSADTTLHVLPLHHMAGLSFLTTAITAGATIAMRPRFSGTRFWADAADSGATVFRHLGEMLAVLNQRQSGPGPDGHPLRLVYGGGATADVAGTFSKLFGVSVLEGYGLSETNTALAGVQDETVPGTLGAPLAHVEVRLVDPADGTVILGPGEGELQLRCRPAVMLGYFADPEATAQAFSGHWFRTGDQVRRDDEGVLHFQHRIKDIIRRRGENIDPVEIENAASALPGVRKAVAVGIPAEHGSTEIRIFVEADGSVTPDDIRGVCAQRLAPFKQPRFVDIVDRLPLTRTEKIDKASLRAAEAPV; the protein is encoded by the coding sequence ATGACGACGTCCACTTCGACCGCCTCCGAACCCCTGACGTCCATGCCCACACCTTCCACGACGACCGTCTTCACCCAGCTCGCCGCCGCCGCGCAGGCCCACCCCGACCGCCCGTTCCTCCGCTGGTGGGACTGGCGGGACGAGCGGATCTCCCTGACCTACGCCGAGAGTCACCAGGCCGCCTGCGGCACCGCCGCGCAGCTGCGCGCGGCCGGAGCCGGCATCGGCGCCCGGATCGCCGTGGTGCTGCCCAACGGCCCTGATCTGCTGCGTATCTGGTTCGCCGCGGCCGCTCTCGGCGCCGTCGTGATCCCCCTGGACCCGAGGCTCACCGACACCGAACTGGCCTCCGTACTGGACCAGTCGGGCCCCGATCTGGCCGTGCTCCCGGGCCGTGAGGAGCTGGCCCCGGCCGGTACCGCCGTGATCGACGTGCCCGGGGACGTGCGCGCCGAGCGGCCGCCGGTCCGGGCGCGTGACGACGGCGGCGCTCCCGCCGCGATCCTGTTCACGTCGGGCTCCACCGGCCGCCCCAAGGGCTGCCTGATCTCCCACGACAGCCTGATCGTGCCGGCCGCCGAGATGGTGGAGCGGCTCGGCCTGACCTCCGCCGACACCACCCTTCACGTACTGCCGCTGCACCACATGGCCGGCCTGTCCTTCCTCACCACCGCGATCACCGCCGGCGCCACGATCGCGATGCGCCCCCGCTTCTCCGGTACCCGCTTCTGGGCCGACGCGGCGGACAGCGGCGCCACGGTCTTCCGCCATCTCGGCGAGATGCTGGCCGTGCTCAACCAGCGGCAGTCCGGCCCCGGTCCGGACGGCCACCCGCTGCGGCTGGTCTACGGCGGCGGCGCCACCGCCGATGTGGCCGGCACCTTCTCCAAGCTCTTCGGCGTCAGCGTGCTGGAGGGCTACGGCCTGAGCGAGACCAACACCGCGCTGGCCGGCGTCCAGGACGAGACCGTCCCCGGCACCCTCGGCGCCCCGCTGGCCCACGTCGAGGTGCGCCTCGTCGACCCGGCCGACGGAACGGTGATCCTCGGTCCGGGCGAGGGCGAGCTGCAACTGCGCTGCCGCCCCGCGGTGATGCTCGGCTACTTCGCCGACCCCGAGGCCACCGCCCAGGCGTTCAGCGGCCACTGGTTCCGCACCGGCGACCAGGTGCGCCGGGACGACGAAGGGGTGCTGCACTTCCAGCACCGGATCAAGGACATCATCCGGCGCCGGGGGGAGAACATCGACCCGGTCGAGATCGAGAACGCCGCCTCCGCCCTGCCCGGGGTACGCAAGGCCGTCGCCGTGGGCATTCCCGCCGAGCACGGTTCCACCGAGATCCGTATCTTCGTCGAGGCGGACGGCTCCGTGACCCCCGACGACATCCGGGGCGTGTGCGCGCAGCGGCTCGCCCCCTTCAAGCAGCCCCGGTTCGTCGACATCGTCGACCGGCTTCCGCTGACCCGGACCGAGAAGATCGACAAGGCCTCACTGCGCGCGGCGGAGGCGCCGGTATGA